From Cellulosimicrobium sp. ES-005, one genomic window encodes:
- a CDS encoding helix-turn-helix domain-containing protein translates to MPDSPVPNPLPGRQREARANDTAILAAAREVFALQGHGAPISEVAQRAGVGVGSVYRRYPTKEALVEALHVAAVEEVANLAATVADARQESGSDDARDDGAVATFLARHITSAAGPLLRPPGAQSPIPPELAAASDRLRAGLERLVALDRAERRVPEGFTPADVMQLVVHLRPPLPLPRAESDALHLRYLGLVTRGLREQAAAGARLADGPGWDEWVGAWHD, encoded by the coding sequence ATGCCCGACTCGCCCGTCCCGAACCCGCTCCCCGGCCGCCAGCGCGAGGCCCGGGCCAACGACACGGCGATCCTCGCCGCGGCGCGCGAGGTCTTCGCGCTCCAGGGCCACGGGGCGCCGATCTCGGAGGTCGCGCAGCGCGCGGGCGTGGGCGTGGGCTCGGTCTACCGGCGCTATCCCACCAAGGAGGCGCTCGTCGAGGCACTCCACGTCGCGGCGGTCGAGGAGGTCGCGAACCTCGCCGCGACGGTGGCCGACGCACGGCAGGAGTCCGGCTCGGACGACGCGCGCGACGACGGCGCCGTCGCGACCTTCCTGGCACGGCACATCACGAGCGCCGCCGGGCCCCTGCTCCGCCCCCCAGGCGCCCAGAGCCCCATCCCGCCCGAGCTCGCGGCGGCGTCGGACCGGCTCCGCGCCGGACTGGAGCGCCTCGTCGCCCTCGACCGCGCGGAGCGCCGCGTCCCCGAGGGCTTCACCCCGGCCGACGTCATGCAGCTCGTGGTCCATCTGCGGCCGCCGCTCCCGCTCCCCCGCGCGGAGTCGGACGCGCTGCACCTGCGCTACCTCGGGCTCGTGACGCGCGGCCTGCGCGAGCAGGCCGCGGCGGGCGCCCGGCTCGCGGACGGGCCGGGCTGGGACGAGTGGGTCGGCGCC
- a CDS encoding MFS transporter, translating into MPSRRTTTSDTPTLDAPISDAPTQDAPILPEPADAPPAPAVDTDGAASHPALVTAALSVVVLAFSLMQTLVVPALPTLGRELGAGPQGTGWILTAFLLAGAVLAPVVGNLGDRFGHRRVLLATLAVFAGATLVASAAPSLVVLLGARVVQGVSTATFPLALALARNLLPPPRVAAAFGWISGMIGLGAGAALVLGGVIVEALSWRWMFVLAAVLIVGAAVLVLLWVPAVRARSQRRRTDWPGIVLLAGGLVGVLLAVSQGGAWGWSSPRTLGVGAVGVILLVALVLVERRTEAPLVDVRTFRHGPLALVSVLTVAVGFVPYVCYVALPVLMQAPTATGYGHGLDVTASGLAMLPSAVLVFLGGRCTPLLVARVGAAATSGVAVAVMLVGSVGLALWPTVPWAVVVAFSVLGLGNGIGYAICAQLVVTWSPPEEIGAATGLNSVIRTVGSAAAAPVVAALLAGATADGDPAGPFAASFWVAAAVSGAGVLVAVALTVLSRSSRPASARPSRP; encoded by the coding sequence GTGCCCTCCCGCCGCACCACGACCTCCGACACGCCGACCCTCGATGCACCGATCTCCGACGCACCGACCCAGGACGCGCCGATCCTTCCCGAGCCCGCCGACGCGCCTCCCGCGCCGGCCGTCGACACGGACGGCGCGGCGTCGCACCCTGCCCTCGTGACCGCCGCGCTCAGCGTCGTCGTGCTCGCGTTCTCGCTCATGCAGACGCTCGTGGTGCCCGCGCTCCCCACGCTCGGGCGCGAGCTCGGCGCCGGTCCGCAAGGGACGGGGTGGATCCTCACCGCCTTCCTCCTCGCCGGCGCCGTGCTCGCCCCGGTGGTCGGCAACCTCGGGGACCGGTTCGGCCACCGGCGCGTGCTCCTCGCGACCCTCGCCGTCTTCGCCGGCGCGACGCTCGTCGCCTCGGCCGCACCGAGCCTCGTGGTGCTCCTCGGCGCACGGGTGGTGCAGGGCGTGAGCACGGCGACGTTCCCGCTGGCGCTCGCGCTCGCGCGGAACCTGCTGCCGCCGCCCCGCGTCGCGGCGGCCTTCGGCTGGATCTCGGGGATGATCGGGCTCGGCGCGGGCGCTGCGCTCGTGCTCGGCGGCGTGATCGTCGAGGCGCTCTCGTGGCGGTGGATGTTCGTCCTCGCGGCCGTCCTGATCGTGGGCGCGGCCGTGCTGGTGCTCCTGTGGGTCCCGGCGGTGAGAGCGCGGTCCCAGCGGCGCCGCACGGACTGGCCGGGCATCGTGCTGCTCGCCGGCGGGCTCGTCGGGGTCCTGCTCGCGGTGTCGCAGGGGGGCGCGTGGGGATGGTCGTCACCCCGTACGCTCGGCGTCGGCGCGGTCGGGGTGATCCTCCTCGTCGCGCTCGTGCTCGTCGAGCGGCGCACCGAGGCGCCGCTCGTGGACGTGCGCACGTTCCGCCACGGGCCGCTCGCGCTGGTCAGCGTCCTCACCGTGGCCGTCGGGTTCGTGCCGTACGTCTGCTACGTCGCGCTCCCGGTGCTCATGCAGGCGCCCACGGCCACCGGCTACGGGCACGGGCTGGACGTCACCGCGTCGGGGCTCGCGATGCTCCCGAGCGCCGTCCTGGTCTTCCTCGGTGGTCGGTGCACGCCCCTCCTCGTGGCACGCGTGGGCGCGGCCGCCACGTCGGGCGTCGCGGTGGCGGTCATGCTCGTGGGGTCTGTCGGGCTCGCGCTGTGGCCGACGGTGCCGTGGGCAGTCGTGGTCGCGTTCTCCGTCCTGGGGCTCGGCAACGGGATCGGCTACGCGATCTGCGCACAGCTCGTCGTGACGTGGTCGCCGCCGGAGGAGATCGGCGCCGCGACCGGACTCAACAGCGTGATCCGCACGGTCGGCTCGGCGGCGGCCGCACCGGTCGTCGCGGCGCTGCTCGCGGGCGCGACGGCGGACGGCGACCCCGCCGGACCGTTCGCCGCGTCGTTCTGGGTCGCCGCGGCCGTGAGCGGGGCCGGCGTCCTGGTCGCCGTGGCGCTCACCGTCCTCAGCCGATCGAGCCGCCCTGCGTCGGCGCGTCCATCGCGGCCTTGA